In one Mucilaginibacter sp. PAMB04168 genomic region, the following are encoded:
- a CDS encoding MarR family transcriptional regulator, whose protein sequence is MELAEAKRKFIEAWGKLGSEWGINRTMAQVHALLLMSPEAMTTEEIMEALSISRGNANMTLRDLIGWGLIEKQHKAGERKEYFFAEKDTWAIARQVAQERKKRELDPVLKILNELSTVKGDEKDPEYKTFKKSVGDISKLAGNVNKTLETMLKAEENWFWGSIFKIFK, encoded by the coding sequence ATGGAATTAGCGGAAGCGAAGCGGAAGTTTATTGAGGCCTGGGGCAAGTTAGGATCAGAGTGGGGGATTAACCGCACCATGGCACAGGTACACGCGCTGCTGCTGATGTCGCCCGAGGCTATGACCACTGAAGAAATTATGGAGGCGCTAAGCATATCACGTGGTAACGCCAACATGACCCTTCGCGACCTGATAGGATGGGGACTTATAGAAAAGCAGCATAAAGCGGGTGAGCGAAAGGAGTACTTTTTTGCCGAGAAAGACACTTGGGCAATAGCCAGGCAGGTAGCTCAGGAGCGTAAAAAGCGGGAGCTTGATCCGGTACTTAAAATATTGAATGAATTATCCACTGTAAAAGGCGATGAAAAGGATCCGGAATATAAGACCTTCAAAAAATCTGTTGGCGATATTAGCAAGCTGGCCGGCAACGTGAACAAGACGTTGGAAACCATGCTCAAGGCCGAGGAGAACTGGTTTTGGGGATCAATTTTTAAGATCTTTAAATAG